The DNA region CACGCATACGCTGTAAGATAGAGTGTGTTTCGTTTAAAGCGCCTTCAGCCGTTTGAATTAAAGAAATGCCATCTTGGGCGTTACGAGACGCTTGATTTAAACCGCGAATTTGTCCGCGCATTTTTTCAGAAATGGCAAGTCCCGCTGCATCGTCTCCAGCACGGTTGATGCGCAGACCGGAAGATAGTTTCTCCAAAGAATTGGATACGTTCTGGTTGTTCATTGAAAGGGCACGATGTGTGTTTAAAGCACTGATATTATTATTAATTCTCATGTCAAAATTCCTCCTTGAATTTTAAGTGTTTTCCCACGTCCTTGTGGGAAGCATTCCCCTTACTGGCCAGTAGGTTGAATAGCTTTCTACTACTATTATCGGTTGATCAATGACAATGTTTAGTCTTTTTTCTATCATTTTTTAATATTTTTTTTCCTCTCCCCAACGTATTAGATCATTGTTCTTCTACCCGAACAGATGTGACATGACGCCTCTTTTGTGCCATAATGAAAGCGTTGAAAATTGCAACATAAAGGGTTGATGGACATGATCAAAGCACTTTTAATCGCACCGTACCAAGGCTTAGTTGAAACAGCAAAAAAAATAAAGATACCTGAAGAGATACAATTAGATATGCGGGCCGCTAATTTGAGCGAGGCTGTGGACATCGCTCATTCCGCGGAAAGACAGGGCTATGAATTAATCATTAGCCGCGGAGGGACAGCCACCTTAATCCAGGAAGAGGTTACCATCCCTGTCGTTCATATCGATATCACTGGATATGACATGCTGAGAGTATTTACACTGATTCGGGATATGCAAAAAGGGGTGGCCTTAGTCGGATTCCCGAATATTACTCGCGGAGCAGCCACATTATGCAGTATCCTCGAACAGGATGTACAGATCATTACGATCCACTCGTCAGATGAAGTACGGGGCCACTTAGAACAGCTTAGATTACAAGGTTACACCGTCGTGATTGGGGATGTGATCACGGTACAGGTTGCCGAACAAGTGGGGCTACGAGGCATCCTGATTACCTCGGGTAAAGAAGCGTTACTTGATGCCATAGAAGAGGGTAGAAGACTCTATACTTTGTTTCGTAAGGTCAAGCACCAGTCAGCTTACTTGAGAGATACGTTTCAGACCCTTCCGTCCGCTATGGTGCTCTTAGATGAGAGCGGGGCCATCATTGAGCATAATGACAAGTTCAATGCCTACGGATTAAGCCCTAACCGGACGGCCCCCGTTTTTCAGCAGCTTGTGAGGCGGGTGCTTGAAGGAGCAGGTGCTCAATGGGCCCAGTTAGACGACGAAGTTGGTACCTACGACTTACATGCCTTTCTCATAAACACAGCAGCCCCGCTAGTGGGGATTACGCTCGATCCTAGCCCCACACATCGTCAAAAGCAGGCTGTTAAAATCAATAACAGCCCGACTCATCTGCCTATTATTGGGGAAAGCGAGCATACGCGTCGGTTACGCGAGAGAATTCATCACTACTATGCTCATACCGATCGCCCCGTCTGCATCATCGGGGAGCCAGGGACGGGGAAAGACACGGTCGCTCGTGCGATTCATTTTGAAACGTTTGCCTATGAATCTCCTATGATTGAGGTGGACGGCAAACGGGTGACAGCAGCGGAAATCGATCGGCTCATGGTAGACCTGTTGAAGATACAAGAGGGTACAGTGCTGATCAAAACGCTCGAAGCCCTCAGCACAGAGACACAACAGGCCATACTCAGTCTGATTAACAGTAAACCGGAAAAAGTGAGGGTGATCGCCCTCACAAACGGAACGTTAGAGACACTGGTCCAGCATGGCACATTTGACTACGACCTGTATGAAATCGCCATGGCCTATCCCTTACACCTGCCGCCATTAAGGAAGAGAAAAGAGGACATTCCAGCGTTTGTCACTTATTTTCTAGCTGAGTTTCATACCGAAAACGGCAATGAAACACTGGGCATGAAACAGGATGCCATAGACTATCTCAAAGCGTACGACTGGTCTGGCAACCTGACACAGTTGAAGCAAACGATTAGAGAGTTAAGCACCATGACCACGCAACATTATATCGATCTGCAAGAAGTGACAACATTACTGAGTAAACAAGCGTCGGCTCATGGGGATGTGCCTCAGCAAAAAGAGCTTCTCCCTTCTATCCCACTGCAAGGGACGTTAAAAGAGATAGAGCAGCAAGTGATTGAAAAAGTTCTGGTGGAAGAAAACCATAACCAAACGAAAGCAGCAAAGAGGCTGGGTATTAACCGCTCGACATTATGGCGTAAATTAAACGGATAGGGGTATAAATATAGGAAAAGGCTGTCAGTCAACTATCATCCGACAGCCTTTTTATATTATAGTTGTTGCATTTTTAAACGATTAACTAACAACCGACCGCTTTTTATATCTATATTACTGAAGGCGCTTTAATTTTATGTTGCATTTTGAATCCATATGGTTTAATATTAAATTTGTAAACGCTTTTATACTTTCATTATTGTACGATTTTTAAACACCATATACAATGAAGGGGGACACCAAAATGAAAATCAAACAGACATTAGACAGAATCCCAGGCGGTATGATGGTGGTGCCATTGTTGCTTGCTGCAACGCTCAACACATTTGCGCCTGATCTGCTCCGTATCGGCAACTTTACACAAGCCTTATTCGTTGACGGGGCAGGCGTTTTAATTGCCCTATTTCTACTATGTACCGGAGCTCAAATTAACCTTAGAAATGTCGGCGTCAGTCTTGGAAAAGGGGCAACGTTACTTGGGACTAAGTGGCTCTTTGGTGCGACTGTCGGTTTAATCGCTTACATGTTTGCAGGTGATAACGGTTTATGGCTCGGGCTTGCTCCTATTGCCATTATTGCGGCCATGACGAATAGTAACGGTGGTCTATACGTTGCCCTTGTCGGTCAGTACGGGGACAAAACGGACCGCGCAGACTACTCATTACTCGCTTTAAATGACGGCCCTTTCTTCACCATGGTTGCGCTTTCGATCTTTGGCGCTATGGGGTTCGTTGACGGCATGTTCTCATTTGTATCCTTTATTTCAGTCTTACTCCCTATTATCGTAGGGATGGTGCTCGGTAACCTCGATGAAGAAATGAGAGATTTCTTAAATACTGGAAGCTCAATGTTAATTCCTTTCTTTGCTTTCGCGCTAGGAATGGGGATCGACTTTGCCAGCATTATTGAAGGTGGACTCGGTGGTATTATCCTCGGTCTGTTAACTGTTTTCGTCACAGGTACGGGTGGTTACTTCGTATTCAAGGCACTTAAATGGAACCCGATCGTGGGTGCTTCTGAAGGTTCAACAGCTGGTAATGCGGTTGCGACACCAGCCGCCATCGCTGCTGCTAGTGCAAGCTTTGCCCAAAACGTGGACATTGCAACGGTACAAGTGGCCGCTTCCACTGTGACAACGGCTATTCTATTACCTTTATATGTCGCGTTCTTAGTCAAGCATCTTGAGCGGAAAGGCGTCCGTTTGCCAGAGGACTTTTCTGTGGAGAGTCAAAGAGAGAGCGTCTCAAAATAGAACGTAAATGAGGGGATCAACATGACACAACTTATCGGTATGATAGCGGATGACTTAACAGGGGCTAACGATAGTGGCGTACAATTAGCAGAGAAAGGGATTCACACGTCGGTCCTTTTCGATATCCCAAACCGTCTTCAAAACCTAGATGCTGGGGTTGTGATTGACACCAATTCTAGAGCATTGTCTAGAGAGGCGGCGATGAGAGAAACAAAAAAAGCAGGCCTATTCTTAAAACAAGCAGGTTATAAGCATATCTATAAAAAAATGGATTCGACCCTGAGGGGACATATCGGCTCAGAATTACAAGCGTTAGCAGGTGTCTTTAATCCTGACTTTGTCTTTATCGCACCTGCCTTCCCCTCTATGGGCCGAACGACGACGAATGGGGTACACTATGTGCATGGGGTGCAAATCTCAAATACTGAAATCAGTCGAGACCCCAAGCATCCCGTAAAAGAATCATCCATTCCTAATATAATCGAACGTGAAACAGGACAACGCGTCGGTTTAATCACGACAACGGATCTAGAAAGTAGGCCACGATTAAATGAGAAGTTGGCTGACTTTGTCAAAAGTGGTGTCACGTATATTGTGTCGGATGCTGAAAGCCAAGCCCATTTGCAACTCGCGACCCGAGCCATACTCAACTTTTCTGAGCGTATCATTTGGGCTGGTTCAGCAGGGCTAGCTGAAGTGCTTCCTGAAGAACTGCAGCTAGAGACGACAGACACACCACGTGATTTTTCACAGTCAGGACAAGTGTTGACGGTATGTGGTAGTCTTTCAGAGGTGACACAAAGCCAGGTCGCCTTTGCCATGAAACAGGAAGGAATCACGAATGTTGAAATTGATACGGTACAGATATTTGGCCCTGATTGGCCACGCGTGCGTCATGATATTATTTCCTCCTGCCTGCAAGGTTTAGAGCAAGGAGACGATCTCGTGCTCTATGTGCCCTCGCATGATAAGGTCAGAGAAGAGGTCAAAAGCATCGGACAGCGTCTGGGTTTAAATGGATATGAGATTGGTGAGGGTATATCTAGCGCAATCGGGGAGGTCGTAGCCGAAGTGGTCAAAGCGCATGAAGCGTTGACTGCGCTTATTCTTACAGGCGGGGATACTGCAAAAGAATCTTCTCGTTTCCTTGGGGGGATTGGTTTTCGCTTAATCAAACAAATTGAAGCGGGTATCCCGCTTGGTACCCTTATCGGTACGCCGAGAGAGCTCACCATCGTCACAAAGGCGGGCGCTTTTGGAAAAGAAGATTCTATTTATAAGGCCATGCAAGAATTGAAGGGAGTGCGTGTGTGATGAAAAAACCAATTATCGGCATTACGATGGGAGACGCAGCTGGTGTCGGACCTGAAATTATCGTTAAAAGTCTACAAAGTCAAACCTTATATGAGCAAGCTCATCCGATCGTGATAGGTGATGCCAAAATGCTGAAGCGTGCGAGTGAGATCTTGAACATTGATATCACAATCAGAGAGATCGACTCTGACGATGATCTCAGTACTCGTTTTGGTGAAATTGCTTGTTATGACTTAAATCTATTACCACAAGATCTGCCTTTTGGACAGGTATCATCTGCATCAGGGCATGCTGCCTTTGAGTATTTACGAACGGCGATTGAATTAGCAAACGCAGGCAAAATCGATGCCATTTGTACAGCGCCACTAAATAAAGAAGCGCTTCATAAAGGCGGGCACATCTATCCAGGGCACACTGAAATCTTAGCTGACTTGACCGGAACGAAAGACTTTTCAATGATGCTTTCGTCCCCTAAGCTAAAGGTCATTCATGTGACAACACACGTCGGTTTGATCGATGCGATTAACATGATTAAACCGGAACGCGTCTACAATGTGATCCGTCTCGCTCATCAGACGCTGTCTCAATCCGGCATTGAGCAACCCAAAATTGGCGTGTGTGGGATCAATCCTCATGCGGGGGAGAACGGTTTGTTCGGCTATGGTGAAGAAGAGGAGAAGATTATCCCTGCCGTCGGACGAGCTCAGGAGGAAGGCATCCATGTGGAAGGACCTCTACCGGCCGATACCTTATTCTTCCGTGCGCAGCGAGGAGACTTTGATATTGTCGTTGCGATGTATCATGATCAGGGACATGGGCCGATCAAAGTACTCGGTCTAGAAGCCGGTGTCAACATCACCGTTGGCCTCCCTATCATTCGCACAAGCGTGGACCATGGTACTGCTTTTGATATTGCTGGTAAAGGCCTCGCCGATGAACGTAGTCTACTAGAAGCCTTACGCCAAGCGGTAGAGTTGGCACCTCAAAAAGGATCGTAGCCTCCAAGGCTCCAAGGCTCCAGGATTCATGAAACATGCATCACTCACTTGCCGCTCATGGGCCTCTCATGCCGCTCATAAAGCACTCGCAACAAACTGTCGTAAATCATAGCCAATCTTTAGCCGCTCATGAGCAGGGCTTCGGGCGAATAAGAATAACCCATGTGGTCTAGTTTGTAACCTAGGCCGCATGGGTTATTTCTTTTTAATTATGGTTATATTTGATTAAGTATATTTTGATTAGTCATCATCTGCAGCGTGGTGGGCATTCTTCTTCTCAGGTACCGTGTGGTTGTTGAGTTCTATGAGTTCACTTAACTCAATACTCGATTGGGAAGCTGCTGCTCTATTCTCCTCTTGTATAGAAAGATACACTTCCTTACGGTGGATTGAGATATGCTTCGGAGCCTCAACCCCTAGCTTGATCGTATCTCCTTCTACGGCTACGACCTTAATCTCAATCTCCTCGTCTATGATAATAGATTCTCCTTTTTTTCTGGACAGCACTAACATGACTTAACCCCCCGTCGTCGCATCTCTTGGGCTTGTCGTTTGGGTCGTTTGGCCTGGGCTTGATGTGCTAGCGTTTTGGAAAAGAGGTTGCTTAATGAGGTAATCTTCCTCTAACACGATCTGTTTACCCTGTCTGTTGTGGGTATGAATGATGACTGGGGCTTTCAGGTTTGTTGTGGCATGTTTCAAGCTGTCGGTGACCGTCACGAGTGTAAACACTTGGATGTCCTCAGGCTTTTGTATATTTAATTCCTTTAACACCTGGTCTTTTAACGTGAAGTCATAATCTTTGAAGAAGGTCAGTGTATCTAAAAGGATAAAAGATAAACTTTCTTCCTCTACAGATTGTAAATAGTAGAAGGACGTTTCACCTTCCTGGGCCGGTATGAGTACAAAACCGTGCTTGTCTTCAAAGCCAAGGAGACCTTTATTGAAGTGAAGGATACGGTCTTCTTCTATCTGTAGCTCTCCGAATCTCGTAGTCTGAAGTTGCATGAGCTCCCTCCGTTCATCTCCTTTGACACGTTAACGTTATTTTTATTCTGGCGGCTTATGGTATCAGATGCTATTCTTTATTCTTTCAGATGCTACTCTTCATTATTTTTGATCCCATTATCTTAAAAAGTCCATCAGCGTCGGACTAATGATCCTTGCTCCTGTGGCTAGACTAGCCTGATACACGTTTTCGGCTGTTCTCAAGTTCGTAATAACGGCGGCCATGTCCGCATCTTCTGTTTTAGACAGCAAGGTTTGCATGTTTGTGTCACTGTCTTTCAAACGATTATCAATCAGTTCTAAACGGTTGCTTCTGGCCCCTATATCAGACCAGCTTTCTAAAACCTGGTCTAAGCGACTGTCTAGATGCCCTAAGGCCTGGTCCACACCATCCTTGTCCCCGTCACGTAAAGCTGTAGATAGGGCGTTTAGTGTTGCAAAAGCATTATCCTCATCTTCCGCTTCTCCAAACACTTGACCCGCATGCACATTGACATTTAAGACTAACGAACGAGACACTTCAAAGTTAATTTTGCCATCATCGAAAGTGGTGTCCTGATACGCATCGTCAGTAGGATACGGTGGCTGATCCGTTTTTTGGCCATTAAAAACGTATTTTCCGTTAAATTGACTATTCGCAATGTCCATGAGTTGATCGAACAGCTCTTCAACCTCGGACGCTACAGCATTCTTGGCCTCTTGAGGGTTGGAATCATTGGCCCCCTGCACCGCTAGTTCCCGCGCTCGGTGAAGCACATCAACCGCTTGTCCTACCGTCGTGTCATTAAATTCAACCCAAGACTGAGCGTCATCCAAGTTGCGTTGATACTGTTCATTCGCCTCTAGCTCACTGCGATAGCGCATGGCAGAGCTAAGTCCTACAGGGTCATCGGAAGGCTTATTGATCTTCTTACCGGTCGTCATTTGACGCTGTAAGGTTTCCATTTTTCCTAAATTACGATTGAGACTGGTTAACATATTCTGATTCAACATGTTCTGTGTGACTCTCATCGTTTCCCCTACTTTCATTCTTCTATCATTTATCTATCATTTATCTTTCATCCATTTTTCGTTACATCGCCTATCGTTTACTTGTTCAGTGAGCCGTTCAGTAGGACGTACTGTGGGCGCCCACATTCAAAAGTGATGTCGTCGCCTATTCACAAACTATCGTCCGACAAGTCCCATTCTATTAACAACGGTGTCTAACAATTCGTCCGTTGCGGTGACCATACGAGCTGCCGCGTTGTATGCATGCTGGAATTTAATCATATTGGACATTTCCTCATCCAAAGATACACCACTCACAGATTGACGACGGTTATCTGCCGCGTTGAGCAGCATCTCCTGATTATCCGTTTGCCTGGTGGCTTCCTGTGTCTTGACACCGAGTCCACCAATCACTGAGCGGAAGTACTCATCAAAGGTTCCTTCTCCTGCGGCGCCTTCTTCAGGTTGAAACTGAAATACCCCATCCCTCAGCTGACCCATAGCGAGGGCTAGATCTCCGTTCCCTCTGATGACTTTATTCATCCCGTCTTCCTCTTCTACACGGAGCGAAGCCGCAATCAATCCAACGTCTTTGGCAATATACGGGTTTAATTCGACATCTTGAATATTAAAATCCTCTTCATCAGCAGGTAAAAAGAAGGCCTCTCCCGGTATGGCATTTCCATCATCATCTTCCCGTAAAGTCCACCCTAATTGATGTAAGCCGTTAATCCCTTCAACGGTGGTATCCATACCGCCTTCAGGTATCGGTTCCCCTGCCGGCCATGTTTGTCTATTATCTTCGGGACCATACTCTATATCTTGAGCCAATACACTCCCTTCAGGAATGTGGACCTCCACTTCTCCGTACAGAAGCCCTTGAAACATTGTATTAAGATGTGTCTGATATTCGTTCACTAGTTCATCCCGAGAGACGACAATGCCGTAAATTTCTCCACCGGTGATTTGGTCAACACTTATGCCATCGCCAATATGTTGCCCCTCCATGCCGTTGACGACATCCGTTCCATCGGGCAATGTGATACTGTACATCCCGCTTTGCTCTTCTTGTACGTTGATCTGCACTAGTTCAGAGAGTTTGTCCACAGCAAGGTCACGTTGGTCCCGGAGGTCATTGGCGTTATGACCGAGCCCTTCAACCCGTCGTATTTCTTGGTTCAAGTGAGCGACTTGATCAATGTATGTATTCGCTTCTTGTGTTTTCACATCTAAGGAATGGTCTAGGTCATCTCTTAAGTCTTGTAACTTCGAGTCGGTATGTTTAAAAGCGTCGGTCATGGCCAAGGCGCGTTCCTTTACAACCGAGCGTGCTGTGAGGTTATCCGCTTCACGGCTCAGCTCCTGCCATCCATTCCAGAACTCATCGATGACACTACGTAGGCCTTCTTCACTAGGTTCATTGTAGATGCCCTCGATCTTCTCTAGGGTATCCTTCTGTACTTGCCATGTTCCATGCGCTTGGGACTCATTACGATACTGAACATCTAAAAATGCTTCTCTTATTCTTGTAATCGATTGAAAATCAACACCCGTCCCTAATTGACCCGGTGCCGTAGATCGGGTCATGCTCGGGGTTTCAATAGGTGTGGCAGCCTTAAAATTAACGCGCTGCCTAGAGTACCCTTCTGTATTGGCATTGGAGATATTGTGCCCTGTGGTGGACATGGCTGTTTGCTGAGCGTATAGCCCTCTTTTGGCCACCTCTAGGTTATGAAATGTTGACCTCACGCTTCTCACTCCTTTTATTCATTACGCCTTCGTATCAAAGAAACTCTGTGTCGGGGAGGAAGCCACCTG from Caldalkalibacillus salinus includes:
- a CDS encoding sigma-54-dependent Fis family transcriptional regulator yields the protein MDMIKALLIAPYQGLVETAKKIKIPEEIQLDMRAANLSEAVDIAHSAERQGYELIISRGGTATLIQEEVTIPVVHIDITGYDMLRVFTLIRDMQKGVALVGFPNITRGAATLCSILEQDVQIITIHSSDEVRGHLEQLRLQGYTVVIGDVITVQVAEQVGLRGILITSGKEALLDAIEEGRRLYTLFRKVKHQSAYLRDTFQTLPSAMVLLDESGAIIEHNDKFNAYGLSPNRTAPVFQQLVRRVLEGAGAQWAQLDDEVGTYDLHAFLINTAAPLVGITLDPSPTHRQKQAVKINNSPTHLPIIGESEHTRRLRERIHHYYAHTDRPVCIIGEPGTGKDTVARAIHFETFAYESPMIEVDGKRVTAAEIDRLMVDLLKIQEGTVLIKTLEALSTETQQAILSLINSKPEKVRVIALTNGTLETLVQHGTFDYDLYEIAMAYPLHLPPLRKRKEDIPAFVTYFLAEFHTENGNETLGMKQDAIDYLKAYDWSGNLTQLKQTIRELSTMTTQHYIDLQEVTTLLSKQASAHGDVPQQKELLPSIPLQGTLKEIEQQVIEKVLVEENHNQTKAAKRLGINRSTLWRKLNG
- a CDS encoding 2-keto-3-deoxygluconate permease, with the translated sequence MKIKQTLDRIPGGMMVVPLLLAATLNTFAPDLLRIGNFTQALFVDGAGVLIALFLLCTGAQINLRNVGVSLGKGATLLGTKWLFGATVGLIAYMFAGDNGLWLGLAPIAIIAAMTNSNGGLYVALVGQYGDKTDRADYSLLALNDGPFFTMVALSIFGAMGFVDGMFSFVSFISVLLPIIVGMVLGNLDEEMRDFLNTGSSMLIPFFAFALGMGIDFASIIEGGLGGIILGLLTVFVTGTGGYFVFKALKWNPIVGASEGSTAGNAVATPAAIAAASASFAQNVDIATVQVAASTVTTAILLPLYVAFLVKHLERKGVRLPEDFSVESQRESVSK
- a CDS encoding four-carbon acid sugar kinase family protein, whose protein sequence is MTQLIGMIADDLTGANDSGVQLAEKGIHTSVLFDIPNRLQNLDAGVVIDTNSRALSREAAMRETKKAGLFLKQAGYKHIYKKMDSTLRGHIGSELQALAGVFNPDFVFIAPAFPSMGRTTTNGVHYVHGVQISNTEISRDPKHPVKESSIPNIIERETGQRVGLITTTDLESRPRLNEKLADFVKSGVTYIVSDAESQAHLQLATRAILNFSERIIWAGSAGLAEVLPEELQLETTDTPRDFSQSGQVLTVCGSLSEVTQSQVAFAMKQEGITNVEIDTVQIFGPDWPRVRHDIISSCLQGLEQGDDLVLYVPSHDKVREEVKSIGQRLGLNGYEIGEGISSAIGEVVAEVVKAHEALTALILTGGDTAKESSRFLGGIGFRLIKQIEAGIPLGTLIGTPRELTIVTKAGAFGKEDSIYKAMQELKGVRV
- the pdxA gene encoding 4-hydroxythreonine-4-phosphate dehydrogenase PdxA, whose amino-acid sequence is MKKPIIGITMGDAAGVGPEIIVKSLQSQTLYEQAHPIVIGDAKMLKRASEILNIDITIREIDSDDDLSTRFGEIACYDLNLLPQDLPFGQVSSASGHAAFEYLRTAIELANAGKIDAICTAPLNKEALHKGGHIYPGHTEILADLTGTKDFSMMLSSPKLKVIHVTTHVGLIDAINMIKPERVYNVIRLAHQTLSQSGIEQPKIGVCGINPHAGENGLFGYGEEEEKIIPAVGRAQEEGIHVEGPLPADTLFFRAQRGDFDIVVAMYHDQGHGPIKVLGLEAGVNITVGLPIIRTSVDHGTAFDIAGKGLADERSLLEALRQAVELAPQKGS
- the csrA gene encoding carbon storage regulator CsrA; translation: MLVLSRKKGESIIIDEEIEIKVVAVEGDTIKLGVEAPKHISIHRKEVYLSIQEENRAAASQSSIELSELIELNNHTVPEKKNAHHAADDD
- the fliW gene encoding flagellar assembly protein FliW, with protein sequence MQLQTTRFGELQIEEDRILHFNKGLLGFEDKHGFVLIPAQEGETSFYYLQSVEEESLSFILLDTLTFFKDYDFTLKDQVLKELNIQKPEDIQVFTLVTVTDSLKHATTNLKAPVIIHTHNRQGKQIVLEEDYLIKQPLFQNASTSSPGQTTQTTSPRDATTGG
- the flgL gene encoding flagellar hook-associated protein FlgL; protein product: MKVGETMRVTQNMLNQNMLTSLNRNLGKMETLQRQMTTGKKINKPSDDPVGLSSAMRYRSELEANEQYQRNLDDAQSWVEFNDTTVGQAVDVLHRARELAVQGANDSNPQEAKNAVASEVEELFDQLMDIANSQFNGKYVFNGQKTDQPPYPTDDAYQDTTFDDGKINFEVSRSLVLNVNVHAGQVFGEAEDEDNAFATLNALSTALRDGDKDGVDQALGHLDSRLDQVLESWSDIGARSNRLELIDNRLKDSDTNMQTLLSKTEDADMAAVITNLRTAENVYQASLATGARIISPTLMDFLR
- the flgK gene encoding flagellar hook-associated protein FlgK; protein product: MRSTFHNLEVAKRGLYAQQTAMSTTGHNISNANTEGYSRQRVNFKAATPIETPSMTRSTAPGQLGTGVDFQSITRIREAFLDVQYRNESQAHGTWQVQKDTLEKIEGIYNEPSEEGLRSVIDEFWNGWQELSREADNLTARSVVKERALAMTDAFKHTDSKLQDLRDDLDHSLDVKTQEANTYIDQVAHLNQEIRRVEGLGHNANDLRDQRDLAVDKLSELVQINVQEEQSGMYSITLPDGTDVVNGMEGQHIGDGISVDQITGGEIYGIVVSRDELVNEYQTHLNTMFQGLLYGEVEVHIPEGSVLAQDIEYGPEDNRQTWPAGEPIPEGGMDTTVEGINGLHQLGWTLREDDDGNAIPGEAFFLPADEEDFNIQDVELNPYIAKDVGLIAASLRVEEEDGMNKVIRGNGDLALAMGQLRDGVFQFQPEEGAAGEGTFDEYFRSVIGGLGVKTQEATRQTDNQEMLLNAADNRRQSVSGVSLDEEMSNMIKFQHAYNAAARMVTATDELLDTVVNRMGLVGR